One part of the Patescibacteria group bacterium genome encodes these proteins:
- a CDS encoding tRNA-dihydrouridine synthase: protein MENFWNTLPKPILALAPMAGVTDSAFRQMCKLGGADVLYTEFVSTDAIVYESKKTFAMLKFNPSEQPVVCQVFGKKPEHYYKSAKVLAELGFAGVDINFGCPAYKVVKHGGGVTLMRDLKVVRELVQATCEGSPIPVSVKIRASICKEGCAVDDPEGQVTALDLVEAIKDLPVATVMVHGRSFERPFDGSPNVEVITQVVKAFPGVVLANGGVYSPEEAKALLEQTGAAGVAIARGSWGRPWLFQQVKDYLKTGAYQAPDWEELQRRMQTHAQIAFASTGSHGLIELRKHLAWYVKGLDNAKELRSKLVRVTTLAEVESALEDA from the coding sequence ATGGAGAACTTCTGGAACACACTCCCGAAGCCGATTTTAGCGCTGGCCCCCATGGCTGGGGTGACCGACTCGGCCTTCCGGCAAATGTGCAAACTTGGCGGCGCTGATGTGCTGTATACGGAGTTTGTGTCCACAGACGCGATTGTCTACGAGAGTAAGAAGACCTTTGCCATGCTGAAGTTTAATCCCAGCGAGCAGCCTGTGGTTTGCCAGGTGTTTGGAAAAAAACCGGAACATTACTACAAGAGCGCCAAGGTGTTGGCCGAGCTTGGGTTTGCTGGCGTGGATATTAATTTTGGCTGCCCAGCGTACAAAGTGGTGAAGCATGGTGGGGGAGTGACGCTCATGCGTGATTTGAAAGTTGTACGAGAATTAGTCCAGGCAACCTGTGAGGGTTCGCCCATTCCGGTATCCGTTAAAATACGCGCCAGTATTTGCAAAGAAGGTTGTGCGGTGGACGATCCAGAAGGGCAGGTGACGGCTTTGGACCTGGTGGAGGCAATTAAAGATTTACCCGTAGCGACCGTGATGGTGCATGGCCGGAGCTTTGAACGTCCCTTTGACGGCAGCCCCAATGTGGAGGTAATAACTCAGGTCGTAAAAGCCTTTCCAGGGGTGGTTTTGGCTAATGGCGGGGTTTATTCGCCTGAAGAGGCAAAGGCTCTCCTAGAGCAAACTGGGGCCGCTGGCGTGGCTATTGCACGGGGTTCCTGGGGCCGGCCCTGGCTTTTCCAGCAGGTAAAGGACTACCTAAAAACAGGGGCATACCAAGCCCCGGATTGGGAGGAATTGCAGCGGCGGATGCAGACGCATGCACAGATTGCTTTTGCGTCCACAGGGAGCCACGGGCTCATTGAACTGCGAAAGCACCTTGCCTGGTACGTGAAGGGTTTGGACAATGCCAAGGAGTTGCGCTCCAAGTTGGTACGGGTCACAACACTCGCGGAGGTAGAAAGTGCTTTAGAGGATGCATAA
- a CDS encoding GIY-YIG nuclease family protein, whose translation MPSRTYYVYILTNKHHTVLHTGVTNDLERRVTLSAHVAKLV comes from the coding sequence ATGCCGTCACGGACATACTACGTCTATATCCTCACCAATAAGCATCACACGGTGTTGCATACTGGGGTGACGAATGACCTGGAGCGACGGGTGACCCTGTCCGCCCACGTAGCAAAATTGGTTTAA
- a CDS encoding AAA family ATPase — MSPYTIVGIIALAILLTFLLLRRQGDVNVKSSGRILDLYAKDLTALATAGKLDPVIGRKHEIYRVIEILSRRTKNNPVLIGKSGVGKTAIVEELANEIASGNVPETLKHKRVLALDLSGLVAGTKYRGEFEKRLKALVDEIIAAERHIVLFIDELHTLAEAGEATGAIDAADILKPALARGELQVVGATTLEEYQKYVEKDQTLERRFQPVLIDEPSPEQTLEIMRGLKGKYETYHNVRYSDAVLEAIIQLAKEHLRDRVFPDKAIDVLDEAGSRVHLAQIEVGKKNTGPTEVTLEDLRIVVKDFVELPLEEARMAAKG; from the coding sequence ATGAGCCCCTATACAATTGTTGGCATCATTGCTTTAGCAATCCTGCTCACCTTTTTACTGTTGCGTCGTCAAGGTGATGTGAATGTAAAGTCCTCTGGCCGCATTTTGGATTTGTACGCCAAAGACCTCACCGCTTTGGCCACTGCTGGCAAACTGGATCCAGTGATTGGTCGGAAGCACGAGATCTACCGCGTTATCGAAATTCTCTCCCGTCGCACGAAGAATAACCCTGTACTAATTGGCAAATCCGGAGTGGGCAAAACGGCAATTGTAGAAGAGTTGGCCAACGAAATTGCCAGCGGGAATGTACCAGAAACCCTGAAGCACAAACGCGTGCTTGCTCTGGACCTTTCTGGATTAGTTGCGGGCACCAAGTACCGTGGGGAATTTGAAAAGCGATTGAAGGCTCTGGTGGATGAAATCATTGCCGCGGAACGACACATTGTCTTGTTCATTGATGAGCTCCACACTTTGGCAGAAGCGGGTGAAGCCACAGGCGCCATTGATGCAGCGGACATTTTGAAGCCTGCCCTGGCCCGGGGTGAATTGCAGGTGGTTGGTGCAACAACCCTGGAAGAGTACCAGAAGTACGTGGAGAAAGACCAAACCCTTGAACGCCGGTTTCAGCCTGTGCTCATTGATGAACCGTCCCCAGAGCAAACTCTGGAAATTATGCGGGGTCTCAAAGGCAAGTACGAAACGTACCACAACGTCCGCTATTCAGATGCCGTGCTGGAAGCTATAATCCAGCTAGCAAAGGAACACCTACGAGATCGCGTGTTCCCTGACAAAGCAATTGATGTACTGGATGAAGCCGGTTCCCGTGTCCACCTAGCACAAATTGAAGTGGGGAAGAAGAATACTGGACCCACAGAGGTTACACTGGAAGACCTACGGATTGTGGTGAAAGATTTTGTGGAACTACCTTTGGAAGAAGCACGGATGGCCGCCAAAGGCTGA
- a CDS encoding CorA family divalent cation transporter, with translation MAIREVSAGSFRWINITGATADDTPEVSYLREHFPYFQALDIKDCVSNGQRPKLEIHEKYAFLVLLFPVFNRKTREIEPTEIDFFIQKDLIITIHDERLHSVQHLFTEVKALNAHPQAHLDNPLLLTAELTNRQLNACLPMLDHISMDLHAIERLIFRGSEKSMVKEILVTRRNITDFRKIMQAHKNVVKKMEVANRVLQLTEPETANALLNNAVERTKEIWDHLEAFKESVEALQQTNESLISFRLNDIMKTYTTISVIIFTLTLATTIIAARLARTPLVDTDNGFYGLLGLLAIITGLSVYIFKRKRWL, from the coding sequence ATGGCAATTCGTGAAGTTTCAGCGGGTTCTTTCCGCTGGATAAATATCACGGGCGCAACTGCAGACGACACCCCTGAGGTCTCCTACCTCCGGGAGCATTTTCCGTACTTCCAAGCTTTGGATATCAAAGACTGCGTGAGTAATGGCCAGCGGCCGAAGCTCGAGATACATGAAAAGTATGCCTTCCTGGTACTCCTCTTCCCGGTCTTCAACCGGAAGACGCGAGAAATTGAGCCCACGGAAATTGACTTCTTCATTCAGAAAGACCTGATCATCACCATCCATGATGAACGGCTGCATTCTGTACAGCATCTGTTTACAGAAGTAAAAGCCCTGAACGCGCACCCACAAGCGCACCTGGATAATCCACTGCTGTTGACCGCCGAGCTTACGAACAGACAACTGAATGCCTGTTTGCCCATGCTCGACCATATTTCCATGGACTTGCATGCCATTGAACGGCTGATTTTCCGTGGATCGGAAAAGTCGATGGTGAAAGAAATTCTGGTCACCCGCCGGAACATCACCGACTTCCGCAAGATCATGCAGGCGCACAAGAATGTGGTGAAGAAGATGGAAGTTGCAAACCGCGTGCTACAACTTACCGAACCTGAAACCGCAAATGCGCTGCTCAATAATGCAGTGGAACGTACCAAAGAAATTTGGGATCACTTGGAAGCATTCAAAGAATCGGTGGAGGCTCTACAGCAGACCAATGAATCACTCATCTCCTTCCGGTTGAATGACATCATGAAGACGTATACCACGATCTCCGTGATCATTTTCACCCTCACACTTGCAACGACAATAATCGCCGCGCGACTTGCCCGCACTCCCCTGGTGGATACGGACAATGGCTTCTACGGTTTGCTTGGCCTGCTGGCAATTATCACTGGACTCTCGGTCTACATTTTCAAACGTAAGCGTTGGTTGTAA
- a CDS encoding type IV secretion system DNA-binding domain-containing protein codes for MIGAFFISAAHAQFLDEPAVVETSFPWLVVVLVVIVVLLVLVGLVLLRQRRRKGTPGNLQKVFLRVTLPKEQQEEENGQAASRVQQMQEQISVGESFLSFLANMRAQRWYATLGQGRSDHFSLEIAAINGEICFYVVVPQVMQEFMVQQIHAQYPSAEVLPVPEYNPFQPRAVTLGAAIGVSKNPLLPILTYRRMDVDPLAGLLNILGKLGQGESVVIQYVCRSSHPRWHARAGSMIRGIREGKSTSVAGGLAKSVASEVIHTFIPKGKKDDLADIPKQLSPVQEELINRIQEKSAKPAFDVNVRIIVSCQNAHTATARLQNVVDAFGQYTASDTGNGFRKRSSGTNDTIVRSFIYRAFDAKRFAFHRIMSLLTTEEMASMWHLPLASTETPNVRWILYRTAPPPLTIPKSGILLGISRYRGDETPIRIAREDRRRHAYVIGKSGVGKSVLMANMALQDIANGDGVCVVDPHGDLVMDILARLPVNRKDDVIYFNPSDTEHPVGLNMLEADTPEEQDFAVQEMIAIFMKLFPPEVIGPMFEHNMRNVMLTLMADKENPGTIVEIPRMFTDPAFQKMKVANVTDPIVRSFWEKEMAKTSDFHKSEMLGYLISKVGRFVENAMMRNVIGQPRSGFDFRKIMDEGKILLVNLSKGTTGEVNANLLGLIIVSKLQMTALRRANLPQEQRRDFFLHIDEFQNFITDSVATILSEARKYRLNLTIGHQYVGQLVQGADTKIRDAVFGNVGTIIAFRVGVEDAETFAQAFAPTFSAYDVTNVEKYTAIVKLLVDNASSKPFTMQTLALNPEVPGQAQQLIELSRMRYGRARQQVESEILERSKLGVSAPPPMVAEKKA; via the coding sequence GTGATTGGCGCTTTTTTCATTTCCGCAGCACACGCCCAGTTTCTGGATGAGCCGGCGGTCGTTGAAACCAGCTTCCCGTGGCTGGTCGTTGTACTTGTGGTGATTGTCGTCCTTTTGGTGTTGGTTGGACTCGTCCTGCTCCGGCAGCGCCGTCGGAAGGGCACGCCAGGGAATTTGCAAAAAGTATTTTTGCGCGTGACTTTACCCAAAGAGCAGCAAGAAGAGGAGAATGGCCAGGCTGCTTCTCGTGTGCAGCAAATGCAGGAGCAGATTAGCGTTGGTGAATCCTTCCTCTCCTTTTTGGCAAATATGCGAGCGCAGCGGTGGTACGCCACCTTGGGTCAAGGCCGTAGCGATCACTTCAGTTTGGAAATTGCCGCCATCAACGGTGAGATTTGCTTCTACGTGGTGGTGCCGCAGGTGATGCAGGAATTCATGGTGCAGCAAATCCACGCCCAGTACCCCAGCGCGGAAGTCCTGCCAGTGCCGGAGTACAATCCATTCCAACCCCGAGCTGTGACTTTGGGTGCGGCAATTGGCGTTTCTAAGAATCCACTGTTGCCTATTCTAACCTACCGGCGCATGGATGTGGATCCACTTGCCGGTCTGTTGAACATTCTGGGGAAGCTTGGGCAGGGTGAGTCTGTGGTCATTCAGTACGTCTGCCGTTCTTCTCACCCCCGGTGGCACGCTCGTGCAGGTTCGATGATTCGCGGCATTCGGGAGGGGAAGAGTACGTCGGTTGCCGGTGGGTTAGCAAAGTCGGTTGCGTCTGAGGTTATTCACACCTTCATCCCCAAAGGGAAGAAAGATGATTTGGCAGATATTCCCAAGCAACTCTCGCCCGTACAGGAGGAGCTTATTAACCGGATTCAGGAGAAGAGCGCAAAGCCTGCGTTTGACGTGAATGTCCGCATTATCGTTTCCTGCCAGAATGCGCATACTGCCACTGCGCGCCTGCAAAATGTGGTGGACGCCTTTGGACAGTACACAGCGTCGGATACAGGGAATGGGTTTCGGAAGCGGAGCTCAGGAACCAATGATACAATTGTCCGTTCCTTCATCTATCGGGCTTTTGATGCAAAGCGTTTTGCCTTCCATCGCATCATGTCCTTACTTACTACAGAGGAAATGGCGAGTATGTGGCACTTGCCACTGGCGAGTACGGAAACGCCAAACGTGCGCTGGATTTTGTACCGTACCGCGCCACCCCCACTTACGATTCCTAAATCTGGCATCCTGTTGGGCATCAGCCGGTACCGTGGGGATGAAACGCCTATTCGGATAGCGCGGGAAGACCGGCGACGGCATGCCTACGTGATTGGAAAATCTGGTGTAGGAAAATCTGTGCTCATGGCGAACATGGCCTTGCAGGACATTGCCAATGGTGACGGCGTCTGCGTGGTGGATCCACACGGAGATTTGGTGATGGATATTCTTGCTCGGCTGCCCGTAAACCGGAAAGACGACGTCATCTACTTCAATCCTTCTGATACTGAACACCCGGTGGGTTTGAACATGCTGGAGGCGGATACGCCCGAGGAGCAGGATTTTGCCGTGCAGGAAATGATTGCAATTTTCATGAAGCTGTTCCCGCCGGAAGTCATTGGTCCCATGTTTGAGCACAACATGCGGAATGTGATGCTCACGCTCATGGCGGACAAAGAAAACCCCGGGACGATTGTAGAAATTCCACGCATGTTTACCGACCCAGCTTTTCAGAAAATGAAGGTAGCAAATGTAACTGATCCAATTGTCCGGTCCTTCTGGGAAAAGGAAATGGCCAAGACTAGTGATTTCCACAAGAGTGAAATGCTGGGCTACTTGATTAGCAAAGTTGGGCGCTTCGTAGAAAATGCCATGATGCGGAATGTGATTGGCCAGCCGCGCAGTGGCTTTGACTTCCGGAAGATAATGGATGAAGGGAAAATTCTCCTGGTAAACTTGTCCAAGGGAACGACTGGCGAAGTGAATGCAAACCTGTTGGGGTTAATTATTGTAAGCAAACTGCAGATGACGGCTTTGCGCCGGGCAAATCTACCTCAGGAGCAGCGCCGAGATTTCTTTCTGCACATTGATGAATTTCAAAACTTCATTACCGACTCTGTGGCGACAATCCTCTCTGAAGCTCGGAAGTACCGTTTGAATCTCACCATTGGCCACCAGTACGTTGGCCAGCTGGTGCAAGGCGCGGACACGAAGATTCGCGATGCGGTCTTTGGGAACGTCGGCACCATCATTGCCTTCCGGGTGGGTGTGGAAGATGCCGAGACCTTTGCTCAAGCCTTTGCTCCAACCTTCAGTGCGTACGACGTCACGAATGTGGAAAAGTACACGGCGATTGTGAAGTTACTGGTGGACAATGCCTCATCTAAGCCATTTACCATGCAAACTTTGGCATTGAATCCTGAAGTGCCAGGCCAGGCGCAACAGCTCATTGAGCTGTCACGCATGCGGTACGGTCGCGCTCGTCAGCAGGTGGAAAGTGAAATTTTGGAACGTTCCAAGTTGGGCGTGAGCGCCCCGCCACCAATGGTCGCGGAGAAGAAGGCGTAG
- a CDS encoding Ig-like domain-containing protein, translating into MKGSRKRMHQETEVTTRGLTLTQVTAGIYLVTSVLATGAIAAALLVQLSTKTPATKPALTACTPVAVQTPMQLANASTTTRKAITTSFQVVNQKVLDAQAAKLTDAQLIQAAKNRKEYFLKMAALDPASLLKNLSSASVRNRLAGISTNCVEQKEIAEGVVEIQIAEDLIGERDWHFYALKQADGTRLQLFPAKGELKISAGSQIRVQGFKLDDKVVFDATRDIAAVPSASPDDSGYVVQNYRSPSVVQGEQKTLVILGTFANSSTPTGDVSVVNVQEKMQEVNNYFVEVSNQRMNIAALQADGQAADVRGWYNLDIPESCDRNIVVASAIRAADAEIDFSAYYNVIVYAPIETLPCGFSGVASLGGNEQMVTNDGTVSLAMAWIIFKTEFFPMYFMGTTTHEMGHLIGLQHAARLYNRTFPLNDGTDIIGQYGDPYDVMGNVQRHGSFNGPHKEFLGWMQPENSRTVLASGDYTIYPLEFNGGGTQLVKIPRSSNQFITIEYRQPIGVDFDLPVSVYTGGLVHLMNQDNTMTTMLDVDDPTSDESYVLGIGQSVTDPRSGTVIQVLSATSESLQIRVNIGNVDFIPPVFSHNFISGSSISGPFQIMVSATDESQIEKVVVELDGLNILLCEDFSFPYQCTCSLPEDLSDGNYYLRIKVFDRVGNIGIKYVSFLSTQHGDVGLFSDIPNGAYIKNGMPATLLVRGITPLSLPGSSVDMCLMPSSGVVPIYCRYDYDAPFTYTLSTTGISNGYHRVRFSFYDEVFHYWELTRNVVIDTIAPFGSFSYPDPGVVISDNIFTSQVYYEDQFGTEKIEFFKGDEQEPLVTIHIPQDFTYLNLHDFPEGETTLRAKIYDFSGNTRDVETTFRVMYNRPCGDVDASGVTDITDAVFLINYLFGGSSQNPSPYRFGDPDGSGFISVSDAVYLINYIFGGGPAPVCGLQGFVKKAPDMTEGWTLESFKQKYPQAFTSQAEGKPQD; encoded by the coding sequence ATGAAAGGATCCAGAAAACGTATGCACCAGGAAACTGAAGTTACAACGCGAGGTCTTACATTGACCCAGGTGACTGCGGGAATTTACCTGGTGACCAGTGTCCTTGCAACTGGGGCTATTGCTGCAGCATTACTGGTGCAGTTGTCTACGAAAACACCCGCGACAAAGCCTGCTCTGACCGCCTGTACTCCAGTAGCTGTCCAGACACCCATGCAGCTAGCGAATGCATCCACTACCACCCGCAAAGCAATTACCACCTCTTTTCAGGTGGTAAACCAAAAGGTGCTAGATGCCCAAGCAGCAAAGCTCACTGATGCACAGCTCATCCAAGCGGCAAAGAATCGGAAAGAGTACTTTTTGAAAATGGCCGCCTTGGATCCCGCCAGCTTGCTCAAGAACCTCTCCTCAGCATCCGTCAGAAATCGTTTAGCAGGAATAAGCACGAATTGTGTGGAGCAGAAAGAAATTGCGGAAGGAGTTGTGGAAATCCAAATTGCTGAAGATCTCATTGGGGAACGAGACTGGCATTTTTACGCGCTCAAACAAGCAGACGGTACACGCCTCCAGTTATTCCCAGCGAAAGGGGAACTAAAAATTTCCGCTGGCTCGCAAATTCGGGTGCAGGGTTTCAAACTTGATGATAAAGTAGTTTTTGATGCAACGCGCGATATAGCCGCAGTTCCGTCAGCAAGCCCTGATGATAGTGGGTATGTAGTGCAAAACTATCGCAGTCCTAGTGTTGTGCAGGGTGAGCAAAAGACTTTGGTTATTCTGGGAACTTTTGCAAATAGCAGCACGCCAACCGGGGACGTGAGTGTGGTAAATGTGCAAGAGAAAATGCAAGAGGTGAATAATTACTTTGTGGAAGTTTCAAACCAGCGGATGAACATTGCTGCACTGCAAGCCGATGGTCAAGCAGCAGATGTCCGAGGTTGGTACAATTTAGATATTCCAGAAAGTTGCGATCGAAATATTGTTGTTGCCTCTGCGATTCGTGCTGCCGATGCTGAAATTGATTTCAGCGCTTATTATAACGTCATTGTCTACGCCCCAATTGAAACTTTACCCTGTGGGTTCAGCGGTGTGGCATCGCTAGGTGGCAATGAGCAAATGGTAACAAATGATGGCACAGTTTCTTTAGCAATGGCATGGATAATATTCAAAACTGAATTTTTCCCAATGTACTTCATGGGGACGACCACCCATGAGATGGGGCATCTTATAGGCCTGCAGCATGCAGCACGTCTTTACAATAGAACTTTTCCATTAAATGATGGGACAGACATTATTGGACAATATGGAGATCCGTACGATGTTATGGGTAATGTACAAAGGCACGGGTCCTTTAATGGCCCACATAAAGAATTTTTAGGCTGGATGCAACCTGAGAATAGTAGGACGGTGTTGGCTAGTGGGGACTACACTATTTACCCTTTAGAATTCAATGGCGGCGGTACCCAACTTGTAAAGATTCCACGCTCCTCAAATCAGTTTATTACTATTGAATACCGACAGCCGATTGGTGTCGATTTTGACTTGCCAGTGAGCGTTTACACCGGTGGACTTGTGCATTTAATGAATCAGGATAACACCATGACCACGATGCTTGATGTTGATGACCCAACGAGCGATGAAAGTTACGTACTGGGGATTGGGCAATCAGTAACTGACCCACGTTCTGGGACGGTTATTCAGGTTTTGAGTGCAACGAGTGAAAGTTTACAAATACGTGTGAACATTGGGAATGTTGATTTTATACCACCTGTATTTTCCCATAATTTCATTAGTGGATCTAGCATTTCGGGACCTTTCCAGATAATGGTTTCAGCTACTGACGAATCTCAGATTGAAAAAGTTGTTGTTGAGTTGGATGGTCTTAATATTCTGCTGTGTGAAGATTTTTCATTCCCATACCAGTGTACTTGCAGTCTTCCAGAAGATTTATCCGATGGTAATTATTACCTGCGAATAAAAGTTTTCGATCGTGTTGGGAATATCGGGATAAAATACGTTTCGTTCCTGTCCACCCAACATGGTGACGTGGGTTTGTTTTCAGATATTCCAAATGGTGCGTACATAAAAAATGGTATGCCCGCAACACTTCTAGTGCGTGGGATTACCCCTTTGTCTCTCCCTGGATCAAGTGTAGATATGTGCCTCATGCCATCTAGCGGAGTAGTCCCAATTTATTGCCGGTATGATTATGATGCTCCATTTACGTATACGCTTTCGACCACAGGGATTAGTAATGGATATCATCGCGTACGTTTTTCTTTTTATGATGAGGTTTTTCACTACTGGGAACTAACACGAAATGTGGTTATTGACACAATTGCGCCATTTGGCTCATTTAGTTACCCCGATCCTGGAGTGGTGATATCAGACAATATTTTTACGAGCCAGGTTTACTATGAAGATCAATTTGGTACTGAGAAGATAGAGTTCTTTAAGGGAGACGAACAAGAGCCATTAGTCACCATTCATATTCCTCAAGATTTCACTTACTTAAATTTACACGATTTTCCTGAAGGGGAAACAACATTACGTGCAAAAATTTATGATTTTTCTGGAAATACCCGGGACGTAGAAACAACTTTTCGGGTAATGTACAATCGTCCTTGTGGTGATGTTGATGCTTCTGGTGTCACAGATATCACCGATGCTGTTTTTTTAATAAACTACCTGTTCGGTGGTTCATCCCAGAATCCCTCCCCGTACAGATTTGGAGATCCTGACGGGAGTGGATTCATTTCTGTTTCTGATGCGGTGTACCTCATCAATTACATCTTTGGGGGTGGACCAGCCCCGGTCTGTGGGTTGCAAGGCTTTGTGAAAAAAGCGCCGGATATGACCGAAGGGTGGACTTTGGAATCCTTCAAGCAGAAGTATCCGCAGGCCTTTACCAGCCAGGCTGAGGGCAAGCCGCAAGATTGA
- a CDS encoding RNA-binding protein yields the protein MAKKLYVGGIPYNTTEDGLRQAFEQAGAVTSATIITDKVTGRSRGFGFVEMAADEDAAKAIELWNGKDFEGRTLTVNEARPMENRPPRTGGGGGNFGGGRNSW from the coding sequence ATGGCAAAGAAACTCTACGTGGGGGGCATCCCCTACAACACGACGGAGGATGGCCTTCGTCAAGCGTTTGAACAAGCCGGTGCTGTGACGTCCGCGACAATCATCACGGACAAAGTCACTGGCCGCTCCCGAGGCTTCGGCTTCGTGGAAATGGCAGCCGATGAAGATGCTGCAAAAGCTATCGAGCTGTGGAACGGTAAGGACTTCGAAGGCCGCACGTTGACCGTCAACGAAGCGCGCCCGATGGAGAACCGCCCTCCACGCACCGGTGGCGGTGGTGGTAACTTCGGTGGGGGTCGCAATTCCTGGTAA